The Podospora bellae-mahoneyi strain CBS 112042 chromosome 7, whole genome shotgun sequence genomic sequence TTCAATGTGAAATTCGATGTTGAGCGGCACCTGGTCCGTCGGCTGGATAGGCGCAATATCCGTCCCAAATACTTCGCAGCGAGGGTACTTTTCCGCCATGCCGATCGCCCACTCCCCAATACCCGTCCCAATGTCCAGGATGTACTGTGGGTTGTCCAGTGGCACTGTGGTAAGTTCAAGGTCGAATAGCTTCAGAAACACCTGATGCACCACGTATTGCCGCGTCTGTTCGGTTTCGTCAATCGGCATGTAGTAGTCGCCGCAGTACGTTCGTCCATATTCTTCTATGTAATCGACATCTTCGGCGTAAAGCGTTCGGGACGAGTCTCTGCGAGTCGTGGTTAGTTTGCACATCCCATGTGGGGGCTGGAGAGATTCGGAGAACAAACATTGTCGCGGCGTCCATCCCATACTCGAATGGATATTCGACCTGGTGGGCCGGTTGGACGGTAGGGTAGGTGCTCATGGCGTACACCGACCGGGCGTGACCCGGgcgctcttcttcctcctcgtagCCGTTTCCTTCCAAGTCCTCGTCCCCGTCTTCGTCAACCTTTAACACAACCCTCCTATCCGcttccacaaccaccactcgATATTCCGTCTCGGGGTCCGTGTCAACCTCGATAGGTTCGCCAAACGTGCAGGGTGGTGGAGTCTTGTCAACCGGCGATCGACAATGcgactcctccttcttttgcACGTCGTGCGTAGCAGGCAACAAGCCGTTTCCGTTTCTGATAGTCTCGACCGAGTTCATCGCCACTGTTCGTCACTGTCCTATTTTCTCCCTTTGCCTTTCCTAAGCACTGCTGACTGCGTCCTCCCACCTCGGCCGCTTTCCCCCATGAGAGTTGTCCCGACAAGATATCCTGCTCACAAAGCTGCTACTCGACTAGGTAGAGGTGACGGCGCATAGGGTAGGATTCGAAAGGCGCAACACGCGCGCAATTGTCTCGGTTGTTTGTAGGGAACGAGAAAGGTGTTTTAATTGTTGCCGATCCCACCATGGGTCAAATGAGAGGGATTTGGGGATGTGTGACCACAACTGGCTGTTGTTCCCCGTGTGAGGCAAACCGCGGGTGCGAGAGCCGAGAGGGCGGATATGGTATCAAACCCGGCTCTGgccacaaacacacacacacacacacacacatacacagatacacacacaccaagTGCCGAGAACGGAGATATGGGAAAAGTCAAGGGCAAAGGTGGCAACCAAAAATATAACAAGAATGATAaaataagaaaagaaaagaaaaaaagccgTTTGTCCCGCTGCGATGGATGGGATCCGAAAacgggatggatggatggaatgTTCAAAAAGCGCCGATACCGTTGATTTGGTTCGGCCACCTGCCCATGGTCAGATGTCAGATGaaagggtgggggagagaaCGAGAGACAATGAAGGAAGGGTAGGGtagggaagagagagagagagtgggtgagagagagaaagacagagagagggaaagggataAAAAAACGTGCAGGCGAGACGGGCAGAAACAAACGAGCGAAGCGGGAGCAGCTGTGTGCTGCTTGatgttctctctctctctctccctctctgtCTGTGTAAGGTTAAGTAAAGGTAGGGGGGTGACTTGATCTGGACTGGGCCGGTTCTTGACGCTAGCGATATGCAGCAGAGAATCCACTGAGAATTCCCTGGCTCCTGGCTCATGGGTACCGCCGCGACGCTACGATGCTTCGTTACGAGGCCAAACGAGCGGAATCGTTCccgtctttttctttttttttttttttttttttttttttgtgctTGCTTTCCATCCTCTTTTCAGTACATCCTCTTTTCCGTGCTCAACTCGACCCCGGCTGACTCTGTGTCTGACTCTGTCTCTATCTCTCTCTGTACCTATCTAATCGCGGATCGATGAGAGGATACCTACTGTGCCTCACACTCAATGCTCTCCATCACTAACAGCATCCGCCATCCGCAACCGCACACCCGAAGTCTGTCGAGCCTGGACCCGGCCTGTGATGAACAGCAGCGCGCCTGGGGatcccttcccccccgcTCGCGGACCACTGAGCGGGAGAACCCTTGCCAGGGGTGTGGGGAACTACGCTCGGGCCAACCGAAACCAACCATTGGGTTGGGACGTTGAGCACGGGCCCTTCCAAGAAGCACCCACAGCACCCAAGAACCAGGTGCCAGGTGGTTTGTTCATTCAGGGCAAAAGAGGGCAATCCCGTGGCAGCGGTTCAGTATTGTTGTGTCTTTCTTTTTACTTCTTTGACCGTTATTCGCCTCGCTTCCACCTCTCAGTATACATAATGCACTCACTCGGACTATAGCCCCCGAGAAGAGAAATCGGCTAGCTCTTCTAGTTCTCGGACAACTTCAAAGTCTCTCTCTCATCAGGACGGAGTGTCATTCGATTCTTGACATATCCATGATCTGACACAGCAAAGatcatcgtcaacctctTTTCAAAACGCCCTCAAACCCGGTAatacccaaacccaaaccgcTCCGACCCGACAGCGCGGGTGGCACTCCCCTTCCGATATGTCCACTCTTCTCACCCTGCCCCATGGGAACATCCCATCTTTTTACGTCTGTCGGTTTCGCTCAACTTTTCGATATCTCCTTTCTCAATATGCTTTGCTGgcaactctctctctctctctctctcacacacacacacacatactCACTCACTCGctctctcactcactctctctcacacTCACTGTTATCCTGCTgttctgtttctgttttctAGGCGTACCCGATCCAATGCCACGGGCCCTAGTTAGGGTACCTTAGCTCACTGATCCTCTATTAGCACCCCTGGAACTCGCATGTGAGCTTCGAACACGTCCTGGTCGTCGGTATCCAAACAAAACCCGCCACGACAGCAAAGGTCTCCAAGCGTGCATTGTAAACGAGatttgcttttcttttttttgtttccaaAGATCCCGAGGGTTTGGATCGGGTCCCGCCTTTGACAAAAGATTCCAAATTCACAACTTGCGACTTCAGCTTCTACTCTATGCATCTCTTGGTTTTGGATACTGGAGCCACATTGTGGAATTACAACAACCTGAACACAGGCTCAAGATATCTAGCCATATGTCCCCGAGTTCCATCAAATAAACGCAAACCACACCCAATTCCTAactctccccttccccaaaagTTCCCAGAGTGGACTCAGTCATTAGTCTCGAGCCTCGGTTggctttccccctccctgttcgcaaccccaaccacccccccttcccacaaGGAAACAAAACTCCACCAGCTCGCGCACAATTGGACTTCACAGCTATCCATACACACATATCACAAGCACTCGTAGTAGGTAGCGCGGTTACGGTATACGATACAGTGGATGCCTTACCTTCACCTTCCCAGCATATCGGATACGCGCCGCCGAGCGGTCCATCGAAGCGAGCATCTGCTCCATCCCGAGCGTCGTCGGTCGGAGAGAAAACCTCACAAGCGAAGCGAGCGAGCCAGCGCTCAGACACTTTCATATGTCAATATGCCATGCTTTATTATGCTCGAGTCCCCGCGAGCGGCCATGGCAAATATCTTACTACAAGCTCAATCTCGGCGTGTGAATGCCGGCCGGCTGGATAACTTCAACTTATTGGCAACGACCGACTGCAACTCTTACAAAGCAGCTTCATCACACACACCTATTactgagagagagagagagagaagcaTAGTCAACCGCAGAAATAATATCTCATATTCATAGGAAAACCCCTCAAAACCTACTCCATAACCCCTGTTCTCtttgccctcccccccgtcaGTCTCTTACAACTCTATTCATCATCTCTTCATtaaacccccaacaacctcaacctcctcaactcctccctcatcccctcaATACCCCCCCCCGCGCAAAGCGACACCTACGTCGCCACCACATGCtgtccccccccaccaaccccgttctcgctcctcgtcttcctcttgctactaaaacccccctccgccccttGAGGGTGATCGCTGACAGGCTCATGATcgctcaccacctccatccccgtcaccaccggAAACGGGCTCAACACTTTGCTGATatccccccaccactcctccccaaacctcctgTACCACTCCACCGTGATCTTCAGCCCCTCCGCAAAGCTCGTCTTCTGATCCCACCCCAGCTGCCTCAGCTTCGTCCCATCAACCGCATACCTGTGGTCGTTGAACGGCCGATCGTGGGTGTACTTGACCCACCGACCAAACTCGTCGGGCGTCCCGTGAGAAATGCCCATCTCGTCCAGCAGCTTGCCGCAGAGCGACAAGTTGCTGATCTCATCGTACGATCCCACATTGTAAATCTGGCCCAGCTGGCCCTTGTGGAGAATCGTGTCAAACGCGTCCGCCGCGTCGCCCGCAAAGAGGTAACGCCGCGTGGGCGAGCCGTCGCCGTGGAGGACAACTGGTCTGCCCCGGTTCAAAAGGCAGGCGAATTTGGGTATGATTTCTATTCCTCGTCAGTaacatcaccacacacacgGCTTCACAACCGGGACAAAAACTCACTCTCGGGATACTGATGCGGTCCATAAACATTGTTGCTCCGCACAATGATCACCGGCAGCTTGAAGCTCTTCTGATACGAATGCACCAGCATCTCGGCCGCCGCCTTGCTCGCCGCGTACGGGTTCGTCGGCGCCAGAATGCTCGTCTCCAGcaagtcgtcgtcgtcgtccttaACCTCGCCGTAGACCTCGTCGGTGGAAATGTGGATAAACCTCTTGATGCCCACCTTCTTTGCGCTCTCGAGCAAGACGTGGGTCCCGTACACATTCGTGTGGGTGAACCCGTACGAGTTGCCAAAGCTCAGATCAACATGCGACTGGGCCGCAAAGTGGAAAATGGTGTCAATGTTGTACCGCTCGAGGCAGCCCAGGACCTCGGacgggttggtgatgtcgcCCTGGTGGAAGGTAAAGTTCCGTCTGTCGTTGAGGactctggtgttgttgagtgAGGAGCAGTAGTCTAGCTTGTCGAACGAGACAATGTTGTAGGCGTGGGGGTAGGTTAATGTGAGGTGACGGACGAGCCAGCAGGCGCTGCGGGAAACATTGTCAGTTCCTGGGAGACCGAAATGCCGAGCCGGGTAACTTACATGAAGCCGGCGCCTCCCGTAATCATGATATTCTTGACATCGGGCAATGGGTCAAACTTGGTGCTGCCCGTGAAGATGGGCGCCTCCTTCCAGATGCCATAGTCCTCGAAGAAGCTGTTGTTTCGGCCGGGAGGGCGATAAGCTGGAAAATTGCGGTGAGCATAGATGTTCGGCTTTTAGATGCTCAAAAAGGCGAGGGCTGCCTTACCATTGACTGACCCAGCGGGCGAGACTGTCCCAGCCGCGATGGTCATTGTCTCTTTTAGGTTTTGTGAGATATAAAAGTATATATGGCGAGAGAGAAAGGTAAATAATGCGGAGCGCGTGTTGTCCGTCGGGAAGAAGTTGAGGCGGGCGGTTGGTTcaaaagagagagcaagCAACCTGGAACGACGACCGGATCCTGAAGCAGAAGAGTAAGTACGAGCGAGGAATGCAGACCAGTATGATGAACCCTCCCTAgatatctctctctctctctcctctctctctctctctctctctttttttttttttttttttttttttttttttttttgctctttctctctccccgcAACACGCACCAGCCGATACAGACACAGATACGTACCTTACCCTTCCTCTTGTTTCATAGGAATTGTTGATGTCGGTGACATTGGCTTGTTGCTAATAAAAAGTAGAggtcaagcagcagcaaaaaaaagtaCCATGTGCAGGaaagcaagcagcagcagcagcagcagcaccaccaccactcatGGCAGTGAGACGGAAGATCGGCCCAAACGGGCAAGGCCtggcttttttttgtgtgtgtgttgctTTGCTGCGAAGGAAAGGGTGAGCACACTGCGAGGAAATCATTAAACGGTACCTGATATGGAAAACGCAGAAGCCACCTTTGCCGTTGCTCCTTCAGCTTTCCCAGCCTGTCACCGTCTGATCACTTTCCCGCGTTTGTTGGTTGGCAGAGTTCAGGGCTTCAGCTCCTTCCAGGCACACGAAGTAACCAAGCATGGAAACTAAGTACCAACAAGGCTTCAAGGTGGTCCCGTAGGTTAGGTAGACACACGTCCACGTAGTagatggagagagagctATCATCTAGCGCGCCGCTTCCTCATCAAGCAGGTCTCCAAGTTCATGCCTTTATGAGGTATTCAGCCAGCCCTCTACAGATGGTATGGTTGTTGGCCATCTGATGATGTGACAAGGGGACCCGTCCGTTTACTCGGccgtggtgggaggggactGGAAGGGCTGAAGAAAGGGGTCCCTGCCTTGATTTGGCGGTAGTTCAGCGGAGGGGCAGGGCAGCAAGGGCACCCCCACCGAAACAGAGTGTGGGCCGAGTGCTTCAAGCGGGGGGATCATTTTAGCGCGCAAATCCCCCGTCTCAGGCAGTTCACCTATCTCCATCAATTCCAAAAGTCCGTCGGCGAGGTGTTGctcattttttttttgggtacGTACTACCTAACGGGTAATAGTCACCGTTTTCTTCTAGTGTAGTCAGGAACGAAACATCCACCTAGACCGCGGAAAACGGGCAGTATTATTCCAAAATACTCCATGCATATCCGGATCCTCATCCATTCTTCCAGCTCGACGGCAGGGGGGCAGGGGGCCTTTCTTTCTCGAACCACCATCTGGAATGGGCCTTGTCCATTTTGACGGCGCTATACGGGATCTGTGCTGCAGATTTCAATAGTTTTTGTGCCGACCCTGAATTCCAGCCGCAATGAAAGAAGGCccgggggattgggggggtATTGCTCTCCTCGCCGCAGGGCAGGTAGGATCAAAGTCAGCACCCCTCACCCCGAACGCGGTGAGATGGCACTTCACAGTGTGGTAATTCCGATCAGCTCGGCTTACCTTATGCCTTTCAGTATAGGGAGGATCGGCGCGCCTCATCGAGGgcaaggggggaaggggggcttATCTTCTTCTCGCTTGACAATCCAACACACTGGTTTTCCCTTCTAGGTGATGAAATGAGTATTCTCACACTTTCTTCCGCTTCGACCTCAACTTTATGTTTTCACATATGACATATCTCCAACCTTCGTCCAACTCGCAAGGTTGAGATCGATCGACTTGAGCGACGCTGCTATTGTGGTATA encodes the following:
- a CDS encoding hypothetical protein (EggNog:ENOG503NZ9E; COG:S), which gives rise to MNSVETIRNGNGLLPATHDVQKKEESHCRSPVDKTPPPCTFGEPIEVDTDPETEYRVVVVEADRRVVLKVDEDGDEDLEGNGYEEEEERPGHARSVYAMSTYPTVQPAHQVEYPFEYGMDAATIDSSRTLYAEDVDYIEEYGRTYCGDYYMPIDETEQTRQYVVHQVFLKLFDLELTTVPLDNPQYILDIGTGIGEWAIGMAEKYPRCEVFGTDIAPIQPTDQVPLNIEFHIENAEDEWIRPMDAVDLVHIRNLDGCFTDWSFIYSQAFMCIKPGGWIEVIDWDDLFSDDNYLSFFPEGSAAHILTKASIEAAERAGRPRGVHMNKDLLIQAGFVDIKEQVYDLGIGSRENASYGKFWLFSIVTGIEAQCLRLLTKYLDMDEKYVRGLCDTVSKETKAIADDPDRLGSFVVKLRVIVGRKPLMPGQWTAKGLAENGELNDYYSADESTIGGRSVRMMQRLSDEPMG
- a CDS encoding hypothetical protein (COG:G; EggNog:ENOG503NX8S) → MTIAAGTVSPAGSVNAYRPPGRNNSFFEDYGIWKEAPIFTGSTKFDPLPDVKNIMITGGAGFIACWLVRHLTLTYPHAYNIVSFDKLDYCSSLNNTRVLNDRRNFTFHQGDITNPSEVLGCLERYNIDTIFHFAAQSHVDLSFGNSYGFTHTNVYGTHVLLESAKKVGIKRFIHISTDEVYGEVKDDDDDLLETSILAPTNPYAASKAAAEMLVHSYQKSFKLPVIIVRSNNVYGPHQYPEKIIPKFACLLNRGRPVVLHGDGSPTRRYLFAGDAADAFDTILHKGQLGQIYNVGSYDEISNLSLCGKLLDEMGISHGTPDEFGRWVKYTHDRPFNDHRYAVDGTKLRQLGWDQKTSFAEGLKITVEWYRRFGEEWWGDISKVLSPFPVVTGMEVVSDHEPVSDHPQGAEGGFSSKRKTRSENGVGGGGQHVVAT